CCGTCCAAGCCGGGCGCCTGGCCGGCAACGGCACTCGACTGTGGATCTACAGCGGCAACGGCACTCCGTCTGAGATCGGCGAGGGCAGCCTGCCCGGCCAGGTGATCGAGCAGGTCGTCATGCAGAGCAACGTCGCCTTCCGCGACGCCTACACCGGGGCGGGTGGTCACAACGCGACGTTCAACATCGACGCTGCAGGGGTGCACAGCTGGGGCTACTGGAACGCCCAACTGGTGGCCATGAAGGCGGATATGCAGGGCACGCTGGGCGCGGGGGGCCGCGTCTGACAGGCGGTTCTGAATGAGGAAGTTGAACACCAAACGGTGACGCCACGCAAGCGATCAATACCAGTAGCGTCTACCGCCGACCGGCCGCCCCACTGCCCCCAACAGCCAGAACACCGCACCGACGACCAGTAGGACGATCCCGACCGCCCACAGGACGTAGACGTTGAAAACCAGACCCAGGATCAGCAGCAGCAACCCGAGGCCGATCATGAGTCATACCCCAGGATCGCGTCCCGTGCCCGGTCCATCATCGAGGCAAAGGGCCCGACCAACGCATTGGCCAGTGCACCCTCCACCCCGGCGTGCGGCCTGGTCGGGGCGATCGCCTCGGCGAGCGTGACCGCGCGCTCCAACAGCTTCAGTTCGGATTCGCTGAGTTCGTCACGCAGCTGGGCGAATTCGTCACGTTCTTCGTGGCCGGCATGTTCGAGGACGTCGTCGCGAAGTTCCCGGAGCTTTTCGGTGAAGAACTCCGAATCGACATTGACGTTCTCCAGCTCGCCCAGGACCTCTTTGGCCTTCTTCTCCTCGGCCAGCCGTGCGTCAATCATCGCGCGGCCGTTGTCGAGCTCGTGGGCAGCCCGCGGATGCACGATCTCCTCTTCTGCCGTCTCGTGAACGGCCAGCAGCCTGCGCAGCCGGACGAACGACTCGTCGCGCTCGCCGCCAGCGGCCAGCAGCGTCTCGTCAAACAGCGTTTTGATGCGCTGGTGCTGTTCGGTGAGGAAATCGACCACGTCTGTCCGGCTGTGCAATGTCGTCTGTGCCATGGCTATGGGCTACCCCGACGCAGTTGGGGCAAAACCCGCGCCTAGGCCACCACTCGGATCTGCTCGAGTGACGAGTCGGCGGCGTCGGGCAACGCCATCCCGGCGGCCAGCCCGGACCGCAGATAGTCAATGACGGCGGTGTCGAGGCGCTCGCCGGGCACCACTGCCGGCACGCCCGGCGGATACGGCGTGATCTGCTCTGCAGCGATACGTCCGGAAGCCCGCTCTGCGTCGATCATCTCGGTAGGGCCGAAGAATGCATCCCGGGGCAACTGCACGGTCTCCAGCTGCAGTTCCTGCGGCGAGGGCAAACGGATCTCGGGCGGTCGCTGGAAGGACGTTGCGGCGTCACGCCACCCTCGCAGCGCGTCCAGCAGCCGGTCAGCCGTGCCGGGGTCATCGGCGAAGGACATGGTGATCAGGATGCGCCGGTGATCGGCCAACCCCACGTCGAGGCAGCGCTGCTCGCGGAGCCAGTCCCTGGCCTGATAGCCCGACGTCCCGGTCCCCGACACATCGACCAGCACCTGCAGCCGGTCCAGATCGTGGGAGGCCTCCGCACCGAGCAACGCATGCTCGAGCACTTCGACCTCCGGAATCTCATCGATGCGCCCGCGCACATCGCGCGCCAGTTTCAGTGCGGCGTCCAGCAGTTCATGCCCGTGGTACACCATCTGGCGGCGCCAGCCGTCCAGCGCTGCGTAGATCGGCACGCTGGGGCTGGTGGTCATCAACAGATCGGCGCACGCCGTCAGTCGCTCCCGGTCGATGAGGTCGCCCTGGATGTGGTAAACCGAGCCCTGCTCGAATCCCGCTCCCATCTTGTGCACGCTGACCACGCAGACATCGGCGCCGGCGTCCATCGCCCAGGTCGGCAGGTCTTCATGGAAGGGCAGGTGCGCACCCCACGCCTCGTCGACGATCAGCGGCTTGCCGCGTTCATGGCAGATTTCGGCGATGGCGGCCAGGTCCGCGCAGGTGCCGTACGGCGACGGGCTGACCACCAGCGCGCCCGCTGCGTCGGGGTTCTCCTCCCACGCACCGGCAACCCGTTCGGGTGACGGCGGATGGCACAGATGCCGTTCGGCGTCCCAGCGCGGAACGATCCAGCGCGGTCGGATGCCGGAGAAGATCAGTCCACCCACCACGGACTTGTGGCTGTCGCGGGGCAGCAGCAGTCCGCCGTCCGCACCGCCGGCCACCGCCATCATCGCGGCACGAACGGAAAGCGAACTGCCACAGGTGGAGAAGAATGCCGACGAGGCACCGACGGCGTCGGCCATCAGCTGCTCGGCGTCGGTCAGGAACTTCCCGCGTGCTTCCCAGTCATCCAAGCCACCGCGGGGCGCGCACATCGGCGCGGAACAGATCGGCCCCCAACACCTCGAGGACTGATGTGTCTGCGCCACGTCCCCGGCGGTGTCCGGGCGGGCTGAACCCGTACCGGTTCTGGCGTTGGTAATCGGCCAGGGCTTCCAGCACAGGTGCTCGGCGCTGATCCATATCGACGAGCCGCCTGTCTCTTTAGCGCCGAAAGGCGATCACCAGCGCCAACAGATCGACCCCCAGCAGCGCCCAACCCGCCAGCGGGACCAGGAATCCACGCCGGCGCCCCGCTGTGAAGAACGAGACAAGGATGGTCAATGCGGCGATGGCCGGCGCACCGTAATAGAGCATTCCGAAGACCACTCCACTGGGCCCGAGGTCGGGGCACTCGGCGGTGCTGCAGGCGGCGGTGCTCATCACTGCACCCGTCGCCACCACCATCACCAGGGCGGCGCCGGCGGCGGTCAGCAGAGCAGCGGCCCAGTTGACCCAGAGTCGGGCGCGGCGGTTGTCGGTCTCGACCGGTACCGGCATCGGCTCTGCCATCACAACGTCGCCCCGCGTGCCGCGAACTCTTCCACGAGCGCATTGCAGAAGGCCGGGAGGTCGTCGGGTTTACGGCTCGACAACAGGATCGATGGCCCGCAGTCGCAGCGCACCAACTCCTCGTCGACCCAATCGCCGCCCGCGTTGACGATATCGGTACGCAAGCTCGGCCACGACGTAATCCGCCGTCCCGCAACGACTCCGGCTTCGACCAATGTCCACGGGCCATGGCAGATGACGGCGACCGGTTTACCGACGTCGAAGAACTCCCGCACAAAGGACACCGCGCGCTCATCGGTGCGCAACTGGTCGGGGTTGGCCACCCCGCCGGGCAGCACCAGCGCATCGAAGTCATCCCCCGACACATCCTTGACCTGGCGGTCCACGTCGAATTTGTCGGCACGGTCCAGATGGTTGAAGGCCTGAACCTGGCCATCGGCGGTGGACACCAGCGTCGGACGCGCACCGGCCTCGGTGACCGCGCGCCACGGTTCGGTCAGCTCGACCTGTTCGACACCCTCCGGCGCCACCAGAAACGCGACCCGTCGTCCTTCCAGCGATCCGGACATGACCTCTCCTTTCTGTGCTGCGGTCAGCTCCTCGATAGCGACCCGCATACCTGACCGCCCGATCCCACAAACGAAGCGTGTAGCCGTGCACCTGCGGGGGTACCCCGCCGTCATGAATTTGAGGGCCGGGTTCGGGGCGACAGCCCTCGGTTTGCTGGCCAGTGTCGGCTGCTCGGCGCCGGTCTCGCGGAGCACACCGGAAGCCGTATCGGTACCGGTGCGAATGCCGCTGCACTCCCCCGTATGGTCGTATGCCACCGGGGCGCTGCTCGCGCTGACCGACGACGGGCGATTGGCGGCGATCGATCACCCGGCCCGCCCCGACACGGTGGCCACCCGGCTGTCGGAGCCACTGGGCGCCGGGCGCAATGTTCAGATCAGCCGCGCCGATGAGCGGATCGTGTTCGTGCCGCAGCCGGCGCGCGACCGAGTAGCAGCGGTCGAGTTGAGCGGCCTGCGGCAACTCGGTGACGTCGATGCCGGGCCGGCGCCGACCACGCTGGCCGAAGACTCGGGGATGCGGGTGCTGCTCGCGTTGTCCGCCGACGGCGCGACGGTCACCCCGGTCGAGGAGTTCGGCCTGCGGAAACTGCCCGGCGCTCAAGTGTCCGCCGGCCCCACCGGTGCCATCGACGGCGCCAACCGCGGGCGCACCATCGAATACCACGTCTACGGGCCGGGTGGGCTGTCGCATTACAAGGGCTCATCGTCACCGCCGGAGCAACGCGGTCACTACGACGCAAGAGTTTTCGTGGCGGCGGGCGACGGAACCGCGGGAGACCGGGTCTATCTGGCCGACGCTCGCGGCGACACGCTCTACGCCGTCGAGTCCGCGCGCGGCGGGCACGGTTTGCAGGTCGTCGGCAGCTCGTCGGTCTCCTCGCCGATCCGCTACCTGGGCTCCGACGACACCCGCGTGTACGCCGGCACCGATACCGGCGTGACCGTCTTCGAGTCGGCGACTTTCACCGGCTATCCACACGCCAGCATTCCGGTGCTGGGTGTCCTTGACTACCGGGCCGGTCTACCGTCCGGGCCGGCCCGGTCCGCCCCCTTGTCCGGCATGGCGATCGGCCCCGACCGGATATACCTGACCCTGCGGGGCCAGCCGATCGTGGTCAGCGTCGCCAAACCGCGGCTATGAGGATCAGCATCGACGACGATATTGCGGTGCTCACCGAGCAGCTGCGCGCGCTACGGGATCTCGGTCGGCGCAGCGAAGTCGACGAGGAACAGGTCTACGACCTGAGCATCCGGTGGGGTACTGCGCTGGCCGGGCGGCTGCGCCGACTGGTGTACTACCACGACCGTGGTCTGCTCGACGACGACGCCGAGCGCCGCTTTGCCGCGATCTGCGACGAGATGCGCGACGTGGCGGATCTAGTCAAGCGATTCGATCTCGCCGGCCCCGACCTTCCTGACTAATTAGCCAGGAATTCCTTGTATCGCAGCCGGATCGCGGTTCGTGGCTGCGGGCACGAGGGATTACGGCAGGTCAGTGCGACGAGATAGGCGTCGTCGTCTTCATCGAGGAACAAGAACCCCAGGTACAGCGCCTGCCCCACCGTGAAATCGGTTCCACCGCAGGCCGCGCAGTATCCGCCGCGCACCGTGACCAGGTCCGACACCCGACGGCTGGCGACCTGGCTCAGATCGATCAGTTCCGGGCGCGCATCGACGGTTGCGGTCACGTCAGATCTCTCCGTCCATGCCGTAGTAGACGTTGTCCTCGCGCCAGCCACCCCGGCCCTTTCCGATGTGGGCGTAGTCGTCGACGAACTCGATCTGGTTGATCCACTTGGCCATTTTGAAACCGACCTGCGTCTCGGCGCGAAGCCGCAGGGGCGCCCCGTGTTTGATGGGCAGTGGCTGGCCATTCATCGCATAGGCCAACAGCATCTGCGGTTTATGGGCCAGCTTGAGATCGAGTACCTCGTAGAACTGCCCCCCGCCTTCCGAGCTCGGCTCGTCGGTGCTGTTGTCCTGCATGCTCATAAAGCAGACGTAGCGGGCCTGCGGCAGCGGCTTCACCAGGTCCACCAGGGTTCCCAGCGGGACGCCGGTCCACTCGCCGATCGACGTCCAGCCCTGCACGCAGTTGTGCAGTACCCGCTGAGTCTGTGGCTCGGCCAGCGCCCGCACCCCGGCCAGGTCCAGCGTCGTCGGTTGTTCCACCAGCCCGCCGACCCGCAGGTGCCAATCGACGAAGTTATGCACCGCCATCACCTTGTAGTACTCGGCGGTCGGCGGCTTGCCATTGACACGGTGCTCGGTCGACAGCATGCGCACCGGGTAGTTCTGCCGAGAGTCCAACCGGCGCAGCAGACCTTTGCGCGGCACGCTGATCAGCGCGCCGAGTACCCGCCGCACCGAGGAGGGGCTGCGCTGGCTCCACACGGTGGCCGCAATGTGGACCGCGACGATAGCCGCGATGATGAGCAATGACAGCCCGGTCGCCCAGTAAGCGTTGCGGACCGACCCGAAGATCATCAACGCCGTGAGCCGGCCCCACCCCCAGAAGAAGACCATCGCCAGGTGGATCCCGATGAACACCACGAACGCGACCAGGCCGAGGAAGTGCAGGCTGCGGGCAGCCTGTCGGCCGCCGAACATCCGCACATACCAGGGGAACCGGGCCTCGATCGCCGGTGACTGCGCGGCCCCGGTGAGGATCTGGAATGGTGCCAGCCCGAAGATCACCGCGGCGTAGGTCAGCTTCTGAATGGCGTCCAGCGGTTCGCCCGGCAGCAGCGGGGGCAGGTTGAAGCTGGCGTAGGTGACGATATCGTTCCAGGCGTCGGTGAAGATCGACCAGGAGTACGGCCAGTACCGGTGCCATTGTCCGGTCACGAAAAGCAGTACGTAGTAAGACAATCCGACGAGAATCCAGCCGATGACGGCGGCGAAGTGCCAATGCCGGCCCATGCCCAGTGCTTTGTGTCCAGGCAGCGCGATCAGCGGAGAGTAGTCCTCCTCCTCATCCAGGGTGTCGTAGAGCTTGTTGGTGGGCATCACCTTGCGGGTGAAGCGAGCCCACTCCGTTCCGGGTGCACTGTCTGCGTGCCAGTACAGCTTGGGATGGGTGGAGAGGATCTCGAAGCCGCTGCGCAGCAACAGGGTTAGGAATAAGACGTTGAGCCAGTGGTCGATCCGCAGCCAAGCTGGATAGTCGAGCAACATCAGTCATACCAGCCCCTGCGCTGCCCGAATGCCACATTGACCCCGGTCAGCACCGTCAGATGCAGCACCAAGAAGGCCGCCGCGCAGGCCAGCGCCAGGTTTCCCGGGGCCAGGTCCCATCTCCCGGTCAGCGCCGACAGGCCCGGCAGACTCACCATCCGGCTGATCGGATAGCCGATCAGGAAAGCCGTGCTCAGGATGCCGCCCGCCACCCACCCCGCGGCCGGCACAATATCGTCGACGTCGACCCAGGTGATGCCGGCGGCGACCACACAGCCGATGATCATCGCGGCGCAGTACACCGCGAAATAGCCGGGACGGTGCGCTGCGGTCGCCAGCATGTAGGCATGCATGCCCGCCAAGCCCAGCAGTGCGGCGTCCGCCGCCAGGGTCACTGTCCGCGGCAAGTTGAACGCGATGCTCGTCATTGGGGTGCGTGGGCCGGCCACGGGCGGTCAACCGGCACTGCGGTGTCGCGAGGTCGGCGGTCGCATCGAAGTGCGCGGGTTAGACGCCGCGGTATCCGCATCGGTCGTGGATGCGCATATCCAGACAAAACGGTCATGTCAACAGCTCCCCCAGGCTGTGACACAGCGCGCTGGAGCGCCTGGTCTCCTC
The window above is part of the Mycolicibacter sp. MU0102 genome. Proteins encoded here:
- a CDS encoding hemerythrin domain-containing protein, giving the protein MAQTTLHSRTDVVDFLTEQHQRIKTLFDETLLAAGGERDESFVRLRRLLAVHETAEEEIVHPRAAHELDNGRAMIDARLAEEKKAKEVLGELENVNVDSEFFTEKLRELRDDVLEHAGHEERDEFAQLRDELSESELKLLERAVTLAEAIAPTRPHAGVEGALANALVGPFASMMDRARDAILGYDS
- a CDS encoding type 1 glutamine amidotransferase domain-containing protein — translated: MSGSLEGRRVAFLVAPEGVEQVELTEPWRAVTEAGARPTLVSTADGQVQAFNHLDRADKFDVDRQVKDVSGDDFDALVLPGGVANPDQLRTDERAVSFVREFFDVGKPVAVICHGPWTLVEAGVVAGRRITSWPSLRTDIVNAGGDWVDEELVRCDCGPSILLSSRKPDDLPAFCNALVEEFAARGATL
- a CDS encoding molybdopterin-dependent oxidoreductase — translated: MMLLDYPAWLRIDHWLNVLFLTLLLRSGFEILSTHPKLYWHADSAPGTEWARFTRKVMPTNKLYDTLDEEEDYSPLIALPGHKALGMGRHWHFAAVIGWILVGLSYYVLLFVTGQWHRYWPYSWSIFTDAWNDIVTYASFNLPPLLPGEPLDAIQKLTYAAVIFGLAPFQILTGAAQSPAIEARFPWYVRMFGGRQAARSLHFLGLVAFVVFIGIHLAMVFFWGWGRLTALMIFGSVRNAYWATGLSLLIIAAIVAVHIAATVWSQRSPSSVRRVLGALISVPRKGLLRRLDSRQNYPVRMLSTEHRVNGKPPTAEYYKVMAVHNFVDWHLRVGGLVEQPTTLDLAGVRALAEPQTQRVLHNCVQGWTSIGEWTGVPLGTLVDLVKPLPQARYVCFMSMQDNSTDEPSSEGGGQFYEVLDLKLAHKPQMLLAYAMNGQPLPIKHGAPLRLRAETQVGFKMAKWINQIEFVDDYAHIGKGRGGWREDNVYYGMDGEI
- a CDS encoding oxidoreductase, yielding MTSIAFNLPRTVTLAADAALLGLAGMHAYMLATAAHRPGYFAVYCAAMIIGCVVAAGITWVDVDDIVPAAGWVAGGILSTAFLIGYPISRMVSLPGLSALTGRWDLAPGNLALACAAAFLVLHLTVLTGVNVAFGQRRGWYD